The nucleotide sequence CTAGATACTATAGTGATCAGTACTGTATACACGTAGATAGGTTAGACAGACAGACCTATCAAATAGTAAGGAATTTTTGTCACCGCCATCTTGGGTCAGATTCAAACCAGTGACATAACAATGACAAGCTACATCATCCATTATTAacccaatccccttccccccacatgcCCATCATCttaattttcaaaggaaaaattagCAGTCAGATTTACCTGTAAATTAGAACTTCATCATCTGAGCAGTTATATTGCAGCTGATACATCTTAACCCTGGGGGCTGACTTGCTCACCATCCACTTGACCAAAGCTGAGGTAGTTGTCACCTCTGACACCAAGACAGTCCTTTCTGGTAGACCTTTTGTCTCCCCTCGATTGGACTTGCTGGAGCTAGTGATGTCAGAAAGCCTGGATTTGGGTGGGGCGGCTCGGCCTGTACCGTTGCTGAGGTGTGGAAGCTGCACAATTGAAAGCTCAATGGTCGCAGTTGATTCTCCAGCAGCATTGGCTGCGATGCACGTGAAAGTTCCATAATCCTTGGATGTAGTGATAACGATATCTAAAGTACCATTATCGTAGACTGCTGTCCTCGAAGAATTCCCAATGAGTCGGTCATCTGGAGCCACCCAGTGAATGACTGGGGATGGGTCCCCAATGGCTTTACACTTTAATGTGGCAGTTTGCCCTTCTAAAACCAGCAACTTGTGAGTATGCTGGGTAATGAGAGGTGGCTCACAAACAAATTCCTCTTCCCGTACATGCCAAAAGTATCTTCCCTTTAGATGTGGAGGGGAAGCACAAGTTTCCATATCATCATCTCTGTCAAGCCGCTTTAACCACAACAGCTCACAGTTACAATGCAGGGGGTTGCCTCCAAAGCTAAGAGACAGAGGTGGAGAAAATGGAGTTGCTTCTAATGGAGATATTTGGGACCTGGCAAATATGGGATCTGGGGGGAGCTTTTGAAGTCTGTTAGAGGTTAGATCCAATCTGGCCAATTTCTGAAGATCTGCAAACGTCCCCTCTGTAATATAATCTATCAGGTTATGATCCAAGCTAATCTGGTGCAGGTTTACCATCTTCCTTATCgattcccaggggatgccttggAGGTTATTGTAGGAAAGATCCAAATCTTCCAACGTCACCAGAAAATCCTCAAAGGCTTCGTCCGAGATGCTGCTCAGCTGGTTGTTATTTATTATCAAGTGCTGAAGGTTAATTAAGCCTCTCAAAATATCCTCTCCAATGTTAGGCAGCCTATTGCTGTCCAAATGCAAAGACCGAAGGCTTTCTAGATCAGCAAAGGAGTAGGGCTGAATGTAACTGATGGTATTCCTGGACAAAGTGAGGTCAACAAGGCCAGACATGTTGGCAAAGTCCTGTCGGCTGATGTTAACAATGAAGTTACCCCCGAGTCGGAGTTCAACAGTCCTTCGGTCTATGTCTAATGGTACAAAAAGGAGGCCCTTGGAGGGACACAGAGTCCCCAGTGACTCCGACAGGTTCTGACACACACAGTATTTGGGACAAGCATTGACCGCAACTGCCATTCCAAACACCAGGATGCTGCAGAGCAATTTTTCCATGGTAAATCATGCAGCAGTACCTGCAAGAAAGGAAGAATTACAGTTGAGTCAGCAGCTTTTTCACTCATGCTTTTTGGCTAATATCTTCCCCAAAGAATCAGCTCAAGTGCAACTTCTCCCAGTCATGTgggagaagctgggactggacaacaggggatggatcacttgaaactgccctgttctgttcattccctcttaatCATCTCACAATGGTAACTATCAGAAgacaatactgggctagatggaccattgatttgACCCGGTATGGCTATTCCTATCTTTGAGGCATTCACTCTTCCCAACAACAGGTGCTAATTCTGTGGTTAGAGCAGCAATTTCTCCCCCTATAAGACACTTGTTTTTTTCCCAGATAATGATGGTGGCATTTTGAATCGGAGTGGAATAGAAGTTATTTTCCAAAATGAGCATTCATAATTACAGACATAATGGTTTTGTCTGTTCATGAGTTTTGATAACTAACTGCTCTTTATCTAAATGGTAACATAACAGGGTTTACAGTTAAATATTAGGTAGCTGGATGAGGACATAGCCTATCGTTGGGCAGTGCTCTTACTTAAAATCagtgtgacttcagtgggaattatgcATACTTCTCTGAGGACGGAAGGTGCCCGCTAGTAATTACACATCCCTGCACAATAATGTGGAGTTAAACTTAGGGTCAAACGTTCCAATTTAGAGGATAAAAATAGCCACATATTTCCCCTTCAGGTACATGATAATTATAGTGTAATTGTCTGGCCAGTTCATCCCCTCCCATGGCTAAACCCACTggaggcagctcagggagaggaaGTCTCCTGGAAAACTCATTGCATGGAAATTCAGTTCAGCCTCACCATGCCATCTCACCAGGTCGTCACCCCCATGGAAAAGGCTGCAGAGCCCAGCGTAGCAGATCCCCAGGCATCTGTAGGACATCTGTGCTTGCTCTGGCCCCTGGCAAACTTCCCATTACCCTGACTTCCTTGCAGTTCAGACCCTCTCGGGTTGGGATTGCCCACTGGGTCTGAATGGAATGATGTGCATCCTCCCTGACCTGCCCACTCCCCCTTGGCCAGCCAgtctccacccccttccctgtgcaAATTCTAGACCCACAGAAAGGTCTTTGTGGGGACTTGAAGAAGGGGAGCGGTGCTGTGGAGGCAGTTGAGTGCCCATCCATGCACAAAATGAGATAACCTCATAGATAGATTCCACTCCACATGCAGAACTTGTTGGGGGAATCTGAGCCCTGGTAATTAACATGGTCAAAGGTTACCACATAAGTAAAAACAGGATGTGAGACATCTGTGCCTTGAAATTTAAAGTGCTATTAGAGTATCTAAATTATACAGTAGCTAGAACTGTGATTTCTGTTCTAAAACACATCATAGACTCATTCCGACTTCCAGCATAGACCTAATCTCTCTCTCGTCTCCTGTCCTCTGCCCTCTTTTCCCATTCGTATTCTAGAACCATCTTCCTTTCTATCCCTTCAATCTGTTGATGTCAGTATGTGCTCCCCTGCATCTTCTGTTGTCCCTAACATCCTTCTTGTATCTCCCTGCCTCATCACTTCCATCTGTTTCTCAAATCTCACGTGCAAACATATCTTGCCATCTTAATCTGCTAGGAGCATTAAttcaaagaacaaacaaaacacttaGAGATCCATTCAGAGGGCGAGATTGTGCCTGGAACCACATGCCTCTTCAGGGAAGTAAAAACACGTCCAGGGCCCTGCATGGGCTATCTGACTCTTAGGTCTGGGTGCACAGGATATATGCCTGCTTACTTTCCTCATTGCCCCCTCACCCCATAGGCAGGGAGGGATAAGGAATGAGCAATCCTCCCTCTACCCCAGAGACAAGGGAGAAGATGGGAGGGAACTGTTTCTCTGAGAGGTGTCCATAACTATGAAGTCACCCAGGGTTAACTTCTAGGGAGGTAAAGTTTACACACCTATCCCCTGCTCAGGGCTATGCCTAAAAGCACAAGACAGCCCTAAATCACTAAGGAGAGGAGTTCACCTCCATTTGACCTTCATCACCTCTACTACATAACCTCACACCACTATTTGTGACGCTTGGGGCATGTAGCACCCCTTCCTGATCACACAGATGCCTCATGCGCTCAGTGCCCTTTAGTAGCATGCTTTGAAAAGGAAACCTTATAGAAAAAGAAGACACACTCATGCTATATTGGTTCCTTTTACAGACCCATGTTTCTAAGGTGGCTTCAGCTGATTTAATGAGGAGACATTTCAGAGGTTTATTTTTGGTAAGTGATTGAAGTATTTatcaccacccctgcagctcatCATCTTTTATACTGAGTAACATCAAGCCCTGTGTTACATTGTCTGCTTTGAAGGAAGTAGTAAACAAGCTTTAACCACTGAGGGAAGGGTCCACTCTGAAACATTTACCTAGAATAATTCTGACCCTGCATATTTGTAGGTGGTAAATAAATCATCTGGGTCTAAAAATGGCTTGGAGAGATGTTACCACTGCATACACGGTGATTTCACAAAGCACCCCACAAAGAGCTGTAGCGATTAGCATTGGGATGCCATTTGCCCCTGAGAAACCATCTGACATCAGGAACGCTTTTCAATAAATACAGCTAATTATGCATTTATATATACTTCATCCCACAGCTGAAAAGACCATTGTCCACCTATTATATCATAATGCAAAGAAGAGATCCAGGTTAGTTAATAATCCTCTGGCATTGGAAACAAAAGCCTGTCACATCGATGAATGTTTTCTAGTTCTCACTCTGAGAAACAGCTCCTGCTCCCATTACAGTCAATGAGAATTAGGTCCCAGAGccatttgttattgtagggcttCTTTTATCATTTGTATAACATGACTCAAATCCTGACCACTTGGGTGCTAGAGCACTGGTGTTGCCAAAATATTAACTGGGTTAAGTACATTCTGACTATCCTGTAACTATGCAGATTTACTCCACTCttatcactatggtatctgaatACCCGAGTTCCTCCTTAAGTTGTTCCTGCAGCTTCAACTGGGTACAGATTCTTCTGCCCTAAATTGTAATACAGTATTCATGTGCACCGAAATCAGATGTTGTGCTCtgcccagaggtggttgcatttcactAGTGGGAAAAATATTTCTGGTATACTCCCTAATACAGTATGTAAATCAGTAGAGAAAGAAAggagctatataaatgtaaagtatCCCAGTTGCTGAGCTGTACACAGTAGGGAATTTTTCTtgaggggtggggaagtgggcagtgggatttttttctttaatgacaGGGTTGATCAGCAATGTTGGGATATTAGCATTTATATAATATTATTTTATGGGGGGGACGGATTGAAGCATCAGTAACTGTTGAGCTCTACAAACAAATAtgactgagggttttttttaaaaaaggattcaaTTAGTGTCATTTTGTCTTATATATTAAATAAGGAACTAATGGTTAAAAGATGTTTGTTAATACTTAGCAACTTTATTATTGACGCAAATCTACGGCATAGTTTACAAAGCTCTTTAAATATCCTTTATATTATCATCAATTGCTAGTTTTCTACAGACAATGGGCTTTTTGAATCTTAATTATAATCATGCTGTGAGGCCTTACTTTTGTATATCTCCCTACCAGCTGAAACGTAAACAAAAAGCAGCTTAAAAACAATTTTGGGGAAAGATCAATACAGATAAATATTATTTATCAATAAAGATCAATAATTAATTACTAATAAGCCCTTCCCcaacttctctcttcccccacctctccaTTCCCcaaacatatatttgaaaatataaatgcaCACTTAGGAGCAATGTCTCCTTTAAGTGTTCCAATTACCTaactgcctttttttcttttcttttttttggatgCTGTTAAATATCATAGCAATTTTGGGAGATCGTCGACTGTGAGCATCAGAGTGAAAAGGGTTTGCAAAAACAGGGGCAGGAACAGAACTTAATTATGGAAAACAGGCATTGATACACAGAGAGGAGGCTGTGAAACAGGAGCTTCTAAATGGCAATGCAAACCCCAATGGGGATACCATCTGTGGAAGATTTGACAGCTCATCTGCTGTCTGTCtatgtgtttgagagagagagagagaacgcaaatgcttttaccagcagaAGGATCAATAGCATCTTTAGCAGGAGAGGCATATCATGGCAGCTGTCATTCtgactgtagctcacaaaagcttatgctcaaataaatttattagtctctaaggtgccacaagtcctccttttcattctgaCTGTAGTATACTATTTGGAACTATTATTGTGCTAGTTATTTTCAGAAGAAAGTCCCAGCCATTGTGATATATCACTTGCACTGGTATTTTGGTACCATAGACCTCCTTGTGATGCTCTACCTTAGGGCCCATTTATGTCATTTTtactgaatagtaccttaccTGTATGAATAGTCTcatagacttcagtgaagctgcttGTGTGAGAACAGTGAGTACTCATCAATGATAGTGCCACATTGGGCTCTTAGTGATGAGCTGCTAAGCTGGAGCCCAGTGCATTAGCATTCATTCAGTTGTGTGCTGGCTAATGGAGTTTAGACTGCTCTTGCAACAGCAAGGTCCAACAACAGAGCTTGTAGGGCTTCAGGACACATGCATTTGCTCCCTGCAGAGCCCTAGGAATCCATGGTATATGCAGGATTTTTTTATCCAGGCTCTGTATGAGCCTAGAAAGTTAGTCAGTTAAGGTATGGATGAGGCTCCTCAAGGAGAGAACTTTGTGGGATTCCCAGTGcagttccttcccccaccccttagaGTTTTCCTGCAGGAGGAATGGAGACTTACAGCCCATCGTTTGGATGAAAATTCAGAAGTATGAACAGTATGTATCCAAAGCTTATCCTAAAATCTCCCAATGTCTAGGCTCTCTCATGATGCCCTTGGTACTTCCTGGTTTCAAGCAGAATGGATAGAACAATGAGAACTGCCTTCTTCATGAGATATGGTGATTCCACTTCTGGTAGTAAATGGGCTTGGGTAAACGAAGAGCCACCCCAAATCAGGAGCAGCAGAAGGCccctaaaagtgggagggccacaAGTGCTCAAACcatggctctgccccccccacacccctttctCCTTAAGGCCCCACACTCCCCTCTCCTCTCGCCCCCGGCCCCCGCTCGCTTGCCCTTGTGGCCAGTAAAAAGGGGAGGTATGGCCCCTTGGTCCCCGATTCTGGCACCCCGCCCCAAACTTTAATACCTACATTGACCCTCCCACACTATATATAGATTTTGGGATTCCACTTCCAGTAACATTAGATTGATTGAATCTATGTTACTGGAAGTGGAATCCCAAAATCTATATATATATTGGAGGTGTCAGTTTAGGCTTTGGGCAAAATTTGGCCTGGTTCTTATTTTACTCAAGCCCGTTTGTTTATCCAAAGGTGCAGACCCCAGATCTCCTATGACCCCCAGCTCCA is from Dermochelys coriacea isolate rDerCor1 chromosome 3, rDerCor1.pri.v4, whole genome shotgun sequence and encodes:
- the LRFN2 gene encoding leucine-rich repeat and fibronectin type-III domain-containing protein 2, with product MEKLLCSILVFGMAVAVNACPKYCVCQNLSESLGTLCPSKGLLFVPLDIDRRTVELRLGGNFIVNISRQDFANMSGLVDLTLSRNTISYIQPYSFADLESLRSLHLDSNRLPNIGEDILRGLINLQHLIINNNQLSSISDEAFEDFLVTLEDLDLSYNNLQGIPWESIRKMVNLHQISLDHNLIDYITEGTFADLQKLARLDLTSNRLQKLPPDPIFARSQISPLEATPFSPPLSLSFGGNPLHCNCELLWLKRLDRDDDMETCASPPHLKGRYFWHVREEEFVCEPPLITQHTHKLLVLEGQTATLKCKAIGDPSPVIHWVAPDDRLIGNSSRTAVYDNGTLDIVITTSKDYGTFTCIAANAAGESTATIELSIVQLPHLSNGTGRAAPPKSRLSDITSSSKSNRGETKGLPERTVLVSEVTTTSALVKWMVSKSAPRVKMYQLQYNCSDDEVLIYRMIPATNKAFVVNNLVSGMGYDLCVLAMWDDTATTLTATNVVGCAQFFTKEDYPQCQSMHSQFLGGTMILVIGGIIVATLLVFIVILMVRYKVCNSSQGKMANVSNVYSQTNGAQPVQNGVLPQVNPKVVVRNELMEFNCESVQSSISSSSSSANSRDCDNYSLQSEQGTLSSKWRPPSRSKHNIDRLMGAFASLELKCQKKEDTVDSRTSTVAHHSDKEPLLGQQESKFHSLLMLPLEGKTKRSHSFDMGDFATSQCCTYPKKITNIWTKRSLSVNGMLLQYDDNDLEGAKGTYGSSEWVMESTV